In the Caldanaerovirga acetigignens genome, one interval contains:
- a CDS encoding type II secretion system F family protein encodes MERIFLPAGISGLAFIAMYITLKFILERRVREKKRLEEIVGTSPVPIREVELSVPIFRRVFKPILKNTARFAVRLLPLFDEEVLTKKLVEAGRPYNLSPREFVALKFLLSGFLGVAIYLGLEITAFPVIQHLALSALGGLGGWLLPDAFLNSLIKKRKENVEKELPEVLDLITVCIEAGLGFDGAMTKVVEKYSGILSEEMSQVLSEVRMGKPRREALRKMAERLDVDDLSSFVSSVIMAEQLGISMGNVMRVQSREVRNKRRQRIQEAVMKAPIKMLIPIAVFIFPSLFIILLGPAVIQLMRVFGR; translated from the coding sequence ATGGAGCGCATATTTTTGCCAGCCGGTATCTCCGGCTTAGCTTTTATAGCGATGTATATCACGTTGAAATTTATTTTGGAAAGACGGGTTCGGGAGAAAAAGAGATTAGAAGAAATAGTGGGGACTTCTCCGGTTCCGATACGAGAAGTGGAACTTTCTGTCCCCATTTTTCGCCGCGTTTTCAAACCCATATTAAAAAATACTGCAAGATTTGCTGTAAGACTCTTACCCCTTTTTGACGAAGAAGTCCTAACAAAAAAGTTAGTCGAAGCGGGAAGGCCTTATAACCTTTCGCCGAGGGAATTTGTGGCGTTAAAATTCCTCTTAAGTGGGTTCCTGGGAGTTGCTATATACTTGGGACTTGAGATAACCGCCTTTCCCGTTATTCAGCACCTTGCCTTATCGGCACTTGGAGGACTCGGAGGGTGGTTGTTGCCCGACGCATTTCTCAATTCGTTGATTAAAAAAAGGAAGGAGAATGTTGAAAAAGAACTACCGGAAGTGTTAGATCTCATTACCGTCTGCATCGAAGCAGGGCTGGGCTTTGATGGGGCGATGACAAAGGTGGTAGAAAAATACAGCGGAATACTTTCAGAAGAGATGTCTCAGGTTTTGTCTGAGGTCAGGATGGGAAAACCGCGCAGAGAAGCTCTTAGAAAGATGGCTGAAAGACTGGATGTGGACGACCTGTCTTCTTTTGTAAGCTCTGTGATAATGGCTGAGCAGCTTGGCATAAGTATGGGTAATGTCATGCGGGTCCAGTCTCGGGAAGTCAGGAACAAAAGGCGACAGCGCATTCAGGAAGCAGTCATGAAGGCACCTATTAAAATGCTCATCCCCATCGCGGTTTTTATTTTCCCTTCCTTATTCATAATCCTTTTGGGCCCGGCGGTCATCCAGCTCATGCGGGTTTTTGGCCGGTAG
- a CDS encoding response regulator: MEKEKIRVIVADDHALVREGIVKIISLEPDILVVGEASDGEEAVQLAVSQEVDVVLMDINMPKINGIEATRIIKSKKPEVNVIALTIHEQEDYLFEMIKNGVSGYALKDIRPDELIVTIRNVAKGQAFIPPSLIQKVFEEFKRLSRTRESVVNAFDLTEREIEILQHLARGLSNRDIAEKLFISEKTVKNHLTNIFQKMGVTDRTQALLLAIKHDIVKIEV, encoded by the coding sequence ATGGAAAAAGAAAAAATAAGGGTTATTGTAGCGGATGACCATGCTCTGGTAAGGGAAGGTATCGTAAAGATCATCTCTCTTGAGCCGGATATTTTAGTCGTGGGTGAAGCGTCCGATGGAGAAGAGGCTGTACAGCTTGCTGTTTCTCAAGAAGTCGATGTGGTTTTGATGGACATTAATATGCCGAAGATAAATGGCATCGAAGCTACAAGAATCATAAAAAGCAAAAAGCCTGAAGTAAATGTGATCGCCCTTACAATACACGAGCAGGAGGATTATCTTTTCGAAATGATAAAAAATGGAGTTTCGGGATATGCGTTAAAAGATATACGGCCAGACGAACTGATAGTTACTATTAGAAATGTCGCGAAAGGGCAGGCCTTTATTCCGCCTTCACTTATTCAAAAGGTATTTGAGGAATTTAAGAGGCTTTCAAGGACTCGCGAAAGTGTGGTTAATGCTTTTGACCTGACGGAGCGGGAAATAGAAATCCTCCAGCACCTGGCCCGAGGTCTTTCCAACAGGGATATAGCAGAAAAGCTCTTCATAAGCGAAAAAACTGTGAAAAACCACCTGACCAATATTTTTCAAAAAATGGGTGTAACGGATAGAACGCAGGCCTTGCTTTTGGCGATAAAACACGATATCGTTAAAATAGAAGTATAA
- a CDS encoding D-alanine--D-alanine ligase family protein produces MKVGVFWRKFRNVELQMKVSGENIYDDAYEEASQHYSAIKEAGYDAVLIEWKSENPMETLQKVLEEKVDLVFNASSLQEVAFLEAFGIPFAGSGIDLVALDKAARKKIVAFHNLPTPRFIVVEDPEKIPNHDLKFPLFVKPVRGRGSAGISEENIVERAEDLPQVVAKITGKLGQAALVEEFIRGREITVGIIGYKDPRVLPLVEIEYNSVKTNTFEHKMYDNEIIHCPARLSQEEEKRVKEAALAIYKVLNARDYARIDMILGDDGVPYFLEINTFAGLTMSKDGTHHGYMGYMAKTLGMNRAEFIGAIVKSALERYGLN; encoded by the coding sequence ATGAAGGTAGGAGTATTCTGGCGCAAATTCCGCAACGTGGAACTTCAGATGAAAGTCTCGGGAGAAAACATATACGACGACGCCTACGAAGAGGCCTCCCAGCACTACTCGGCGATAAAAGAGGCGGGTTACGACGCTGTCTTAATAGAGTGGAAAAGCGAAAACCCGATGGAAACTCTGCAAAAAGTGCTGGAAGAAAAGGTAGACCTGGTTTTCAACGCCTCGTCGCTTCAGGAGGTGGCCTTTCTTGAAGCCTTCGGCATCCCCTTCGCCGGATCCGGCATCGACCTGGTAGCGCTTGATAAAGCCGCAAGAAAAAAGATAGTGGCTTTTCACAACCTCCCCACTCCCCGATTCATCGTGGTGGAGGACCCAGAAAAAATTCCAAACCACGACCTCAAATTTCCCCTCTTTGTAAAGCCTGTCCGGGGCCGCGGCAGTGCCGGAATAAGCGAGGAAAACATTGTGGAAAGAGCCGAAGACCTACCGCAGGTGGTGGCCAAGATAACGGGAAAACTTGGCCAGGCGGCACTCGTAGAGGAATTCATCAGAGGAAGGGAGATAACCGTCGGAATCATCGGCTATAAAGATCCTAGGGTGCTGCCCCTGGTGGAAATCGAGTACAATTCCGTAAAAACCAATACTTTTGAGCACAAGATGTATGACAATGAGATAATCCACTGTCCCGCCAGGCTTTCGCAGGAAGAAGAAAAGCGGGTAAAAGAAGCCGCCCTTGCGATTTACAAAGTTCTGAACGCCAGGGATTACGCGAGAATAGACATGATCCTCGGCGATGATGGAGTGCCGTACTTCCTTGAGATAAACACCTTCGCCGGGCTCACCATGTCGAAGGACGGCACCCACCACGGGTACATGGGTTATATGGCGAAAACCCTTGGCATGAACAGAGCCGAATTCATCGGAGCCATTGTAAAAAGCGCTTTAGAAAGATATGGATTAAATTGA
- a CDS encoding Cof-type HAD-IIB family hydrolase, with protein MSSTPYKMIALDVDGTLISSGYTVSSRTRQALRKAIEMGLIVTLATGRFWGSAVRIAKSIPVNAPVVSNDGALIKDVHSGKELFYRPLSLEVAKHVLKGAGRYPSFEVQIFLKERKIFSGTAYWKMQLRRYFRSAKRFSFLGFYNYMKDFVLLPVENAGSLEGALKLLKEAPTKIVISGNPEEIREFSKELTKDLEDGIYITSAIKDSIDILEGSVSKAKGLEVLSGILGIKREEIIAVGDNFNDLEMLRFAGLGVAMGNAPETVKQKADFVTAKNDEDGVAFLVESVLFPDRRTKIYTGATPTG; from the coding sequence ATGAGCAGCACACCTTACAAAATGATAGCCTTAGATGTGGACGGGACCTTGATTTCCAGCGGATATACCGTATCCAGCCGCACCCGGCAGGCTCTGAGAAAGGCCATAGAGATGGGGCTTATAGTGACCCTCGCAACGGGCCGCTTTTGGGGAAGCGCGGTGCGCATTGCGAAGAGCATCCCCGTAAACGCGCCGGTAGTTTCAAACGACGGTGCTTTGATAAAGGACGTGCATTCGGGGAAGGAGCTTTTTTACCGGCCTCTTTCCCTCGAAGTGGCAAAGCACGTATTAAAGGGGGCGGGGCGGTACCCGAGCTTCGAAGTGCAAATTTTTCTGAAAGAAAGAAAGATCTTTTCGGGCACGGCCTATTGGAAGATGCAGCTTAGACGCTATTTTCGCTCCGCAAAAAGATTTTCGTTTCTGGGTTTTTACAATTACATGAAGGACTTTGTGCTGTTGCCGGTAGAGAATGCCGGGAGCTTGGAAGGGGCCTTAAAGCTTTTAAAAGAAGCGCCTACGAAGATAGTGATTTCTGGAAATCCGGAGGAGATAAGGGAATTTTCCAAAGAACTTACAAAAGACCTGGAGGACGGGATTTACATAACCTCCGCTATAAAAGACAGCATTGACATTTTGGAAGGCAGCGTGTCAAAAGCAAAGGGCCTTGAGGTGCTGTCGGGAATTTTAGGCATAAAAAGGGAAGAAATAATCGCTGTGGGAGATAATTTTAACGACCTTGAGATGCTTAGATTCGCAGGACTCGGGGTGGCAATGGGAAACGCGCCGGAGACGGTAAAGCAAAAGGCGGATTTTGTTACGGCAAAAAACGACGAAGATGGGGTCGCGTTTCTAGTGGAAAGCGTTTTGTTTCCCGATAGGCGTACAAAAATTTACACCGGGGCTACGCCAACCGGCTGA
- a CDS encoding DUF72 domain-containing protein has translation MILVATSGYSYRDWKGKYYPEDMKESDMLSFYSREFPFTEVNSSYYSLPSPYMFYQMMKKTPENFIFVVKAYGGMTHQGDLSEATVSRFKDALKPLAEAGRLGCVLAQFPYSFHNTEKNRDYLKKLRERLGELPFAVEFRSDDWLRLEVLKLLRENGMAFVCVDEPPIKGLLPPAVIATSSIGYVRFHGRNAEKWYNHQKSYERYDYLYTEKELAEWVPRIRELSRKTEVIFIAMNNHFNASAVLNARQLLGLLKEAGL, from the coding sequence TTGATACTCGTCGCTACTTCGGGCTATTCTTATCGGGACTGGAAGGGGAAATACTACCCCGAAGACATGAAGGAAAGCGACATGCTTTCCTTTTACAGCAGGGAGTTTCCTTTTACCGAGGTCAACTCCAGTTACTACAGCCTGCCGTCCCCATACATGTTTTACCAGATGATGAAAAAAACCCCGGAAAACTTCATTTTCGTGGTAAAAGCTTACGGTGGCATGACCCACCAGGGAGACCTGAGTGAGGCAACAGTGAGCAGGTTCAAAGATGCCTTAAAGCCGCTTGCCGAAGCAGGAAGGCTTGGGTGCGTGCTGGCCCAGTTTCCTTACAGCTTCCACAACACGGAAAAAAACAGGGACTACCTCAAAAAGCTGAGGGAAAGGCTAGGGGAACTCCCCTTTGCCGTGGAGTTTCGGTCAGACGACTGGCTGAGGCTTGAGGTTTTAAAGCTTCTTCGGGAAAACGGCATGGCCTTCGTTTGTGTGGACGAACCGCCGATAAAAGGCCTTCTACCCCCCGCAGTGATAGCGACCAGCTCCATAGGTTACGTGCGGTTTCACGGCAGGAATGCAGAAAAGTGGTATAACCACCAGAAGTCCTACGAGCGGTACGACTATCTATATACCGAAAAGGAACTGGCCGAGTGGGTACCCAGGATAAGGGAACTTTCCCGCAAGACCGAAGTAATCTTTATAGCCATGAACAACCACTTCAATGCTTCGGCGGTGTTAAACGCAAGGCAGCTCCTCGGGCTCTTAAAGGAGGCAGGATTATGA
- a CDS encoding CpaF family protein codes for MSLLKRLEVAKNVVEKKNPRLELEFKAKLHRKIVDELKEFPTEEKQDGAKMKRKIEELVEKYLAEEENNTFFKVDKIKISSEMIDEILAYGPITPFINDPEVNEIMVNGPYKVYVEKNGVLELTEVTFRDEEHVMNIIERIVAPIGRRIDESMPMVDARLPDGSRVNAVIPPISLIGPVITIRKFSQRPLTVEDLIRFGTLTPEMAAFLEACVKARLNILVSGGTSSGKTTTLNVLSSFIPPTERIVTIEDAAELRLQQPHVITLESRPPNIEGRGEITIRDLVRNALRMRPDRIIVGEVRGGEALDMLQAMNTGHDGSLATGHANSPRDMLSRLETMVLMAGVDLPVRAIREQIASAIDLIIHQSRLKDGSRRITSIVEVQGMEGDVIVLQDLFTFRQTGVGEDGKVKGVFEATGVLPKFMDRFEAYGLNLPREVFFTSTVEEGSDVCTKNSNFNLYRRISGFNRVK; via the coding sequence ATGTCGCTGTTAAAAAGGCTAGAAGTAGCCAAAAATGTTGTCGAAAAAAAGAATCCCCGTTTGGAATTGGAATTTAAGGCAAAACTCCATAGAAAAATTGTGGATGAGCTTAAAGAGTTTCCAACTGAAGAAAAGCAAGATGGAGCGAAAATGAAGAGAAAGATAGAAGAGCTGGTGGAAAAATATCTGGCTGAAGAAGAAAATAATACATTTTTCAAGGTAGACAAGATTAAAATTTCAAGTGAAATGATCGACGAAATACTAGCTTATGGGCCAATAACCCCTTTTATCAATGACCCTGAAGTAAACGAAATAATGGTTAACGGTCCATACAAAGTATACGTGGAAAAAAACGGAGTTTTGGAGCTCACTGAGGTGACTTTTAGGGATGAAGAACACGTTATGAACATAATTGAGCGGATAGTGGCCCCTATAGGTCGCAGAATAGATGAGAGCATGCCCATGGTGGATGCCAGGCTTCCCGATGGCTCCAGGGTGAATGCCGTGATTCCGCCTATATCTCTGATAGGTCCGGTAATAACGATTCGTAAATTCTCTCAAAGGCCGTTGACTGTAGAGGATTTGATAAGATTCGGAACGTTGACGCCTGAAATGGCTGCTTTTTTAGAAGCTTGTGTAAAGGCAAGGCTCAACATCTTGGTCTCCGGCGGGACGAGCAGTGGGAAGACGACGACTTTGAACGTGCTTTCCTCCTTCATTCCTCCAACCGAGAGAATAGTAACAATAGAGGATGCGGCTGAACTTCGACTGCAGCAGCCCCACGTGATAACCTTGGAGAGCAGGCCACCTAACATTGAGGGGAGGGGCGAGATAACAATAAGGGATCTGGTTAGAAACGCCCTGAGGATGAGACCGGATAGAATTATAGTCGGTGAAGTGAGAGGCGGTGAGGCATTAGATATGCTCCAGGCCATGAATACGGGTCATGATGGGTCGCTTGCTACGGGCCATGCCAACTCGCCCAGGGACATGCTCTCGCGGCTGGAGACCATGGTGCTGATGGCTGGTGTCGACCTGCCGGTGAGGGCTATACGAGAGCAGATTGCGTCGGCAATTGACCTCATAATACACCAGAGCAGGTTGAAGGACGGCTCGAGGCGCATCACCAGCATTGTGGAAGTGCAGGGCATGGAAGGCGACGTTATAGTTCTGCAGGACCTTTTTACCTTCCGCCAGACCGGCGTGGGGGAGGACGGAAAGGTGAAAGGCGTTTTCGAAGCCACCGGGGTCCTTCCGAAGTTCATGGATAGATTTGAGGCATACGGATTAAATCTTCCGAGAGAGGTATTCTTTACCTCGACTGTAGAGGAGGGCTCGGATGTCTGCACAAAAAATAGCAATTTTAACCTTTACCGCCGTATTTCTGGCTTTAATAGGGTTAAGTGA
- a CDS encoding type II secretion system F family protein: protein MSAQKIAILTFTAVFLALIGLSEIIFPDRKRMNERLRQIGETGVRKKQKVTARQDLRSLWRDFLRWAGNLSPTRTLGRVLDRKLTEADIPLKGGEFIVMVALLAMGSGAFVFAVAFDLKLSLVAGAFSGVIPLIMVNGKRQRWLALFNHQMCDALTLLSTSLRSGFSLMQGMDLVEKELQGPVGKEFGRTLSEIGLGTSTEEALKNMAARVNSRDLDLVVTAVLIQRQVGGNLAEVLDNIASVIRERVNMKREIRALTAQGRMSGLLIGILPLLLCLYIMLTNPPYLLELFTEPLGRIMLVIAIVGEVLGYLTIRKIVDIDV from the coding sequence ATGTCTGCACAAAAAATAGCAATTTTAACCTTTACCGCCGTATTTCTGGCTTTAATAGGGTTAAGTGAAATAATATTCCCCGACAGGAAACGGATGAACGAACGTTTGCGGCAGATCGGAGAGACTGGAGTAAGGAAAAAGCAAAAGGTTACCGCAAGGCAGGATTTGAGAAGTCTTTGGAGAGATTTTCTGAGATGGGCCGGAAACCTTTCGCCCACGAGGACTTTAGGCAGAGTCCTGGATAGGAAGCTGACCGAGGCCGATATTCCTTTAAAAGGTGGCGAATTTATCGTAATGGTTGCTCTTTTGGCAATGGGCAGCGGAGCTTTTGTCTTTGCCGTTGCCTTTGACCTGAAGCTTTCGCTGGTGGCTGGAGCTTTTTCCGGAGTGATCCCGCTTATTATGGTGAACGGAAAAAGACAGCGTTGGCTCGCACTCTTCAACCATCAGATGTGCGACGCCCTCACGCTCCTTTCAACTTCTCTTAGGTCCGGCTTCAGCCTAATGCAGGGCATGGACCTGGTAGAAAAAGAACTTCAGGGGCCTGTGGGCAAGGAATTTGGGAGGACCTTAAGCGAAATAGGGCTTGGTACGTCTACTGAAGAGGCATTAAAGAACATGGCGGCAAGAGTGAACAGCCGGGATCTGGACCTTGTAGTAACAGCAGTGCTTATCCAAAGGCAGGTGGGTGGGAATCTGGCAGAAGTTTTGGACAATATTGCTTCTGTAATTCGCGAGCGGGTGAATATGAAGCGGGAGATAAGGGCCCTTACCGCGCAGGGACGGATGTCAGGGCTTTTAATTGGTATACTTCCATTGCTCCTTTGCCTTTACATAATGCTTACAAATCCTCCGTATCTGCTGGAGCTGTTCACAGAGCCACTGGGCCGCATTATGCTGGTAATAGCAATAGTCGGTGAAGTGCTCGGATATTTGACGATTAGAAAAATTGTGGACATCGATGTATAA
- a CDS encoding DUF192 domain-containing protein: MKAVNRTKQVILAEKVDSVTGIRRFIGLIGRKHLASGDGLLLMPCQGVHTYFMRFYIDAVYLDENGRVVRVVNDMPPYTLGPVLKRARAVLELAAGTCRKTGTEEGDLVEFLQEGDEK; encoded by the coding sequence TTGAAGGCGGTAAATAGGACAAAACAAGTGATTCTGGCCGAAAAGGTTGATTCGGTCACAGGCATAAGAAGATTCATTGGCCTAATAGGCAGGAAACATCTGGCAAGCGGCGATGGACTTCTTCTTATGCCCTGCCAGGGCGTTCATACGTATTTCATGAGATTTTACATCGACGCGGTGTATCTCGATGAAAACGGCAGGGTGGTGAGGGTGGTGAATGATATGCCCCCTTATACTCTGGGGCCTGTGTTAAAGAGGGCAAGGGCGGTGTTGGAATTAGCTGCGGGAACATGCCGCAAAACCGGCACGGAAGAAGGCGACCTGGTGGAATTCTTGCAGGAGGGGGATGAAAAGTGA
- a CDS encoding sensor histidine kinase: MKQYSGGGDGCEMVDITKLEKIVNKTRKIVEKSKEELYQLGESARREYERTKYELDSVKKQISEIIREVEKLEEEYMKARLYLMEVSREFKKYSEEEIKSAYEKAHEKQLELLSKREKEKMLRLTRDHLERNLKNLEATIKRAEELIVNIGMVLKILGNDLELISVEIGEIQQRQALGFSIIMAQEEERKRVAREIHDGPAQSLANIVMRAEYCLKLMELDPCRVREELMALMEMVRKSLQDVRKIIFDLRPMSLDDLGLVPALKKYVEIFQNDCGIFVELTVLGVEYPLESGQAVAIFRVIHEAMTNVKKYARASQVVIKVEFLKNKVNVLVRDNGVGFDVEKVFSEKQGKAFGIIGMRERIQLLNGRFEIKSSPNRGTEVFLSVPVAAR, from the coding sequence ATGAAGCAATATTCTGGTGGCGGTGACGGGTGCGAAATGGTGGACATTACAAAACTTGAAAAAATAGTGAACAAGACGAGAAAGATAGTAGAAAAGAGCAAGGAAGAGCTTTACCAGTTGGGGGAGTCTGCCAGGCGGGAGTACGAACGCACTAAATACGAACTGGATTCTGTAAAAAAGCAAATATCGGAGATTATAAGAGAAGTGGAAAAACTGGAAGAAGAATACATGAAAGCGCGGCTTTACTTGATGGAGGTAAGCAGGGAATTTAAAAAGTACAGCGAAGAAGAGATAAAAAGTGCCTACGAAAAGGCCCACGAAAAGCAACTGGAGCTTCTGAGCAAGAGGGAAAAAGAAAAAATGCTGAGGCTTACGCGGGATCACCTGGAGCGAAATTTAAAAAATTTGGAAGCTACCATAAAGCGGGCGGAAGAGCTGATCGTCAACATAGGCATGGTGCTGAAGATTCTAGGCAACGACCTGGAGTTGATAAGTGTCGAAATAGGTGAAATCCAGCAAAGGCAGGCCCTTGGATTTTCCATAATCATGGCCCAAGAGGAGGAAAGGAAGAGGGTGGCCAGAGAAATTCACGATGGTCCCGCCCAGAGCCTTGCCAACATAGTGATGAGAGCGGAGTACTGTTTGAAGCTCATGGAGTTGGACCCTTGCAGAGTGAGAGAGGAACTTATGGCTTTGATGGAGATGGTGAGAAAAAGCCTTCAGGATGTGCGAAAGATAATTTTTGACTTGAGGCCGATGTCGCTGGATGACCTTGGACTTGTGCCGGCACTTAAAAAATATGTGGAAATATTTCAGAACGATTGCGGGATTTTCGTGGAACTCACTGTTTTAGGGGTAGAGTATCCGCTAGAAAGCGGTCAGGCAGTGGCCATATTCAGGGTTATACACGAGGCCATGACGAATGTAAAAAAATATGCAAGAGCTTCTCAGGTTGTAATTAAAGTAGAATTTCTCAAAAACAAAGTCAATGTGCTCGTAAGGGACAATGGTGTCGGTTTTGATGTGGAAAAGGTTTTTTCAGAAAAGCAGGGGAAAGCTTTCGGTATAATAGGTATGAGAGAAAGGATTCAGCTTTTAAATGGGAGGTTTGAGATAAAGTCCTCTCCTAACCGCGGAACGGAAGTGTTTCTAAGCGTTCCTGTAGCGGCGAGATAA
- a CDS encoding HAMP domain-containing protein: MKRIGFRKINFSLGFRLSMGFTLILTLLLGVMGTTIYLRDREAFIEEFKSRGWGIAKAVNGYAYQTIKTQDSKLLSGIVNSLVNEKYVMQAALLEKDGKVLASAGLKAPIPSNIKLSAQGWSKIMKDEKGNVKAVVFLSPVTAEDGTVGGYLYLLCNFSPIAEYLQETMHYIIINYAAVCLIGLLMVRRVIRNFVEKPVKALMVATERVSIGDFSQKLQIINNDELGRLACAFNAMMDQLGLLFGNIKNITKDMIHNSDLISQRSAYVERYDSSDPDAGKKSELMREIATAARRIARIGNQLDSLVQQFKTTS; this comes from the coding sequence GTGAAGAGGATTGGATTTAGAAAGATAAATTTTTCTTTGGGCTTTCGCCTGAGCATGGGGTTTACCTTAATTTTAACCCTGCTTTTAGGGGTTATGGGGACAACAATTTACCTTCGGGACAGGGAAGCCTTTATAGAAGAATTCAAAAGCCGCGGATGGGGTATAGCGAAGGCTGTAAACGGTTATGCATACCAGACTATAAAGACTCAAGATAGCAAACTCCTTTCCGGAATAGTAAACAGCTTGGTGAATGAAAAATACGTGATGCAAGCGGCTTTGCTCGAAAAGGACGGCAAGGTCCTGGCGTCGGCAGGCTTAAAAGCCCCGATTCCCTCAAATATTAAACTGTCCGCCCAAGGATGGTCGAAAATTATGAAGGATGAAAAGGGGAATGTAAAAGCGGTGGTATTTTTGTCGCCTGTGACCGCGGAGGATGGCACAGTGGGAGGTTACCTATACCTTCTTTGTAATTTTTCTCCCATTGCCGAGTACCTTCAAGAAACGATGCACTATATAATAATCAACTACGCTGCGGTATGCCTTATCGGACTTTTGATGGTAAGACGAGTTATACGCAATTTCGTGGAAAAGCCCGTCAAAGCCTTGATGGTAGCAACAGAGAGGGTTTCTATCGGCGACTTTTCCCAAAAATTGCAAATTATAAACAACGACGAACTAGGGCGGCTCGCTTGTGCTTTTAACGCTATGATGGACCAGCTTGGGCTGCTTTTCGGCAACATAAAAAACATTACGAAAGATATGATCCATAACTCGGATTTAATAAGCCAGCGCTCGGCTTATGTGGAAAGATATGACTCGAGTGACCCTGATGCCGGGAAAAAATCGGAATTGATGAGAGAGATAGCAACGGCCGCAAGGCGCATTGCGCGCATTGGCAACCAATTGGATTCTCTGGTTCAGCAATTTAAGACAACTTCTTGA
- a CDS encoding AAA family ATPase — MPIRVLIADDIPTTREDIKRLLYFEEDIEVVGEAIDGQDAVSMAVELKPDVVLMDINMPNLDGIAATEQIAIVAPQTAIIIISIQGEYEYLRKAMAAGAREYLVKPFSAEELANAIRRVHEAQKRRNALIANSSAVNLSNFPVKKKGKIITFFSTKGGVGRTTLSCNLAVMLAQETKKDVALLDFDLESGDVTIMLNISAKMSLADLAKEEENIDIKAVEGFLIPHISGVKVLPAPLSPEQAELITPTHVEQLLKVMKENFDFLIIDASPLYSEINLMVLERSDIVVLVLTQELTSIKHVKTDAEILKKLNCDFKIRFVLNCHDNEGIKVKDVERALGKPILAVIPADSKTVKNAVNQGIPFVMAQPNARVAEGIKELFEKLELKNEEIQKDKKRPLIMRMFSL, encoded by the coding sequence ATGCCCATAAGGGTTTTGATTGCCGACGATATACCTACAACGCGAGAGGATATAAAGCGCCTTTTGTACTTCGAAGAAGATATCGAAGTGGTGGGTGAGGCCATAGATGGGCAGGATGCAGTGAGTATGGCAGTAGAGTTGAAACCTGATGTGGTGTTGATGGACATCAACATGCCGAATTTAGACGGCATCGCGGCTACCGAACAGATTGCGATAGTGGCTCCCCAGACGGCTATAATAATAATTTCGATTCAGGGAGAATACGAATATCTGAGGAAGGCCATGGCAGCAGGGGCCAGAGAATACCTGGTCAAGCCCTTTTCCGCAGAAGAACTTGCCAATGCCATCCGGCGAGTGCATGAGGCTCAAAAAAGGAGAAACGCACTTATCGCAAACTCTTCTGCGGTAAATTTGTCGAATTTTCCTGTTAAGAAAAAGGGGAAGATTATTACCTTCTTTTCAACAAAAGGAGGAGTAGGCAGGACTACTCTTTCGTGCAACCTGGCTGTGATGTTGGCACAAGAGACCAAGAAGGATGTGGCGCTTTTAGATTTTGACCTGGAATCCGGAGATGTCACCATAATGCTTAACATTTCTGCAAAGATGAGCCTGGCTGACCTGGCAAAAGAAGAAGAGAACATCGATATAAAGGCAGTGGAAGGATTTTTAATACCTCATATTTCTGGAGTAAAAGTGCTGCCGGCACCGCTCTCGCCGGAGCAGGCGGAGCTCATCACCCCCACTCATGTGGAGCAGCTTTTAAAGGTCATGAAAGAAAACTTCGATTTTTTGATAATCGATGCCTCGCCGCTTTACAGCGAAATTAACCTCATGGTGCTGGAAAGAAGCGATATTGTGGTGTTGGTTTTGACCCAGGAACTCACGTCCATAAAACATGTGAAAACAGACGCTGAAATATTGAAGAAATTGAACTGCGACTTTAAGATAAGGTTCGTTTTGAACTGCCACGATAACGAAGGAATCAAGGTTAAAGATGTGGAGCGGGCTTTGGGTAAGCCGATTTTGGCTGTTATACCAGCCGATTCGAAGACTGTGAAAAATGCCGTAAACCAAGGTATTCCTTTTGTGATGGCACAACCTAACGCTAGGGTGGCAGAGGGTATAAAAGAGCTCTTTGAAAAGCTTGAACTCAAAAATGAGGAAATTCAGAAAGACAAAAAAAGACCGCTCATCATGCGCATGTTCAGTTTGTGA